From a single Aestuariibius sp. HNIBRBA575 genomic region:
- the folP gene encoding dihydropteroate synthase, which produces MVTDLAGDPDELFLPEDLSADLLTKLTQPRADICGLSMDRPRIMGILNVTPDSFSDGGDHDDLSDAIARAQDLSRHADIIDIGGESTRPGAKTVDTKEEIQRTAPVIHAIRNAGITTPISIDTRKADVAQAALDAGADMINDVSALSFDPEIGRVAARADVPICLMHAQGDPATMQKNPYYSNVVTDVYDYLGARINAALEMGIKPERIITDPGIGFGKTVQHNLNLLRHLSLYHALGCPILLGASRKRFIGTLSQTPDAKDRMPGSVAVALFAARQGAQILRVHDITETRQALTLELAINADKNEDE; this is translated from the coding sequence ATGGTCACCGATCTGGCGGGCGATCCAGATGAATTGTTTTTACCAGAGGATCTGAGCGCGGACCTTTTGACTAAACTAACGCAGCCGCGTGCCGATATCTGTGGGCTATCCATGGATCGCCCGCGGATCATGGGGATTTTGAACGTAACCCCCGACAGTTTTTCTGACGGGGGGGATCACGATGATCTAAGCGATGCAATTGCCCGCGCGCAGGATTTGTCGCGCCATGCGGACATCATTGATATTGGTGGTGAATCCACTCGTCCCGGTGCAAAAACTGTTGATACCAAAGAAGAAATTCAGCGTACGGCCCCAGTGATCCATGCCATTCGCAACGCTGGGATCACCACGCCGATTTCAATCGATACCCGCAAAGCCGACGTTGCGCAGGCCGCATTGGATGCAGGCGCGGACATGATCAATGACGTGTCGGCCCTAAGCTTTGATCCGGAAATCGGACGGGTTGCGGCGCGTGCGGATGTACCGATCTGTTTGATGCATGCCCAGGGCGACCCGGCAACAATGCAGAAAAACCCTTACTATTCCAATGTTGTAACCGATGTTTACGACTATCTCGGCGCGCGTATCAACGCAGCACTTGAGATGGGGATCAAACCCGAACGGATCATCACCGATCCGGGCATCGGGTTTGGTAAGACGGTGCAACATAACTTGAATCTGCTTCGGCATTTATCCCTGTATCATGCGCTTGGATGTCCAATCCTGCTGGGCGCGTCGCGAAAACGGTTCATCGGAACCCTGTCGCAGACGCCAGATGCCAAAGATCGGATGCCGGGGTCGGTGGCTGTTGCTCTTTTTGCAGCACGCCAAGGCGCGCAGATTTTGCGCGTTCATGATATAACAGAAACCAGACAGGCTTTGACGCTTGAACTGGCCATAAACGCGGACAAGAACGAGGACGAGTAA
- the glmM gene encoding phosphoglucosamine mutase, with protein sequence MRKFFGTDGVRGRANTYPMTADLALKLGAAAGRYFRNDGSNGHRVVIGKDTRLSGYMFENALTAGLTSTGMNVLLLGPVPTPAVGLLTTSMRADLGIMISASHNPHYDNGIKFFGPDGFKLSDEAEEDIEAILETEIDPAQAMNIGRAKRIDDGRFRYAERVKSTFPGTKRLDGLKVVIDCANGAAYKVAPEVLWELGAEVIPVGTNPNGYNINENCGSTSPQTAAEAIVSHGADVGICLDGDADRVMILDENGQVADGDQLMALMAGRWADQGKLAGGTLVATVMSNLGLERYLDGRGLRLERTNVGDRYVVEAMRAGGYNLGGEQSGHIVMTDYATTGDGLLAGLQFLSAMIEADKPASALTRSFETVPQMLKNVRYDAGVTPLDAQNVKAAIAQAEADLIGKGRLLIRKSGTEPLIRVMAECEDETLLARVVDSIVSEVETVATQLA encoded by the coding sequence ATGCGCAAATTTTTTGGAACAGATGGCGTGCGTGGACGGGCCAATACCTATCCTATGACAGCGGATTTGGCGCTGAAATTGGGGGCCGCGGCGGGGCGCTATTTCCGCAATGACGGGTCCAACGGCCACCGGGTTGTGATCGGCAAAGACACGCGATTGTCGGGGTATATGTTTGAAAACGCGCTGACCGCCGGGTTGACCAGCACCGGCATGAACGTGCTGCTGCTGGGGCCGGTTCCGACGCCGGCAGTTGGGTTATTGACCACATCAATGCGGGCCGATCTGGGCATCATGATTTCCGCCAGCCACAACCCGCATTACGACAACGGGATCAAATTTTTTGGCCCCGACGGGTTCAAATTATCTGACGAAGCCGAAGAAGACATCGAAGCCATTTTGGAAACTGAAATCGATCCGGCGCAGGCCATGAATATCGGCCGTGCCAAGCGGATTGATGATGGACGGTTTCGCTATGCTGAACGGGTGAAATCGACCTTTCCGGGCACAAAACGGCTGGATGGGTTAAAGGTTGTGATCGATTGCGCCAATGGGGCGGCCTACAAAGTGGCCCCCGAAGTTCTGTGGGAACTGGGCGCAGAGGTCATTCCCGTCGGAACCAACCCAAACGGTTATAATATCAACGAAAATTGTGGCTCAACCAGCCCTCAGACCGCCGCCGAAGCGATCGTAAGCCACGGGGCGGATGTGGGGATTTGTCTGGATGGTGACGCCGATCGTGTGATGATTTTGGACGAAAACGGTCAGGTTGCCGACGGTGATCAGCTGATGGCGTTGATGGCAGGACGCTGGGCCGATCAGGGCAAATTGGCAGGCGGCACCTTGGTGGCGACGGTGATGTCCAATCTGGGGTTGGAACGGTATCTGGATGGCCGTGGGCTGCGTCTGGAACGCACCAATGTTGGCGATCGTTACGTCGTCGAAGCCATGCGCGCCGGGGGCTATAATCTGGGCGGCGAGCAATCCGGTCACATCGTGATGACCGATTATGCAACCACCGGTGATGGCCTGTTGGCAGGGCTGCAATTCCTGTCTGCGATGATCGAAGCGGACAAACCCGCATCGGCATTGACCCGCAGCTTTGAAACCGTGCCGCAAATGTTGAAAAATGTCCGCTATGATGCCGGGGTCACGCCGCTTGATGCCCAAAACGTCAAAGCGGCCATCGCCCAAGCAGAGGCGGATTTGATCGGCAAAGGGCGGCTTTTGATCCGCAAATCGGGCACCGAACCGTTGATCCGGGTGATGGCCGAATGCGAAGACGAAACCCTGTTGGCCCGCGTTGTTGACAGCATTGTTAGCGAAGTAGAAACCGTGGCGACGCAACTCGCTTGA
- a CDS encoding DMT family transporter — protein MTDQPRPSDWMSILALGFVWGGTFMVISLALDGYGPLTVACARTTLGALSLLGLMAATGRPMPRPAPKLWSSIFWIGMFSTAVPFLLLSWGIRLVPSAFAGISMAAVPLFVLPLAHVFSDEKLVMRKFAGVLIGFVGALVLIGPGLATLGQGSEPLAQLACVGAALCYAVSSITTRRCPPIDPITLSALTLAVGSIALIPLMLWVEGVPGWAGAKPGFAILFLGLIPTAAATLLRVRVIRSAGAVFMTLVNYQVPIWAMIFGAVVLSEALPLRFFAALGLILTGLAISQWYSLKRLLTGK, from the coding sequence ATGACCGATCAACCACGCCCATCAGATTGGATGTCTATTTTGGCCCTCGGCTTTGTCTGGGGTGGGACATTTATGGTTATTTCGCTTGCACTTGACGGATATGGCCCGCTGACGGTGGCCTGTGCGCGCACCACATTGGGCGCGCTCAGCCTGTTAGGATTGATGGCCGCCACAGGCCGCCCGATGCCCCGCCCTGCCCCCAAACTCTGGAGCAGCATTTTCTGGATCGGGATGTTTTCCACCGCCGTTCCGTTTTTGTTGCTCAGCTGGGGGATCCGGTTGGTGCCCTCGGCCTTTGCGGGTATTTCGATGGCAGCAGTGCCGCTGTTTGTGCTGCCATTGGCGCATGTGTTTTCCGATGAAAAACTGGTGATGCGGAAATTCGCCGGTGTTTTGATCGGCTTTGTCGGGGCGCTGGTTTTGATTGGTCCGGGTTTGGCAACATTGGGCCAAGGCAGCGAACCTTTGGCGCAATTGGCCTGTGTGGGTGCGGCGCTGTGCTATGCCGTATCGTCCATCACCACACGGCGTTGCCCCCCGATTGACCCGATCACATTATCCGCGCTCACTCTGGCTGTTGGGTCCATCGCATTGATCCCATTGATGTTATGGGTCGAAGGCGTGCCCGGCTGGGCCGGGGCAAAACCCGGATTTGCCATCCTGTTTTTGGGGCTGATCCCAACGGCGGCGGCGACATTGCTGCGCGTGCGGGTGATCCGCAGCGCCGGGGCGGTGTTTATGACTTTGGTGAATTATCAGGTGCCGATCTGGGCGATGATTTTTGGCGCGGTTGTTTTGTCCGAGGCTCTGCCGCTTAGGTTTTTTGCGGCATTGGGCCTGATTTTAACCGGGCTTGCTATCAGCCAGTGGTACAGCCTGAAACGGCTGCTCACTGGCAAATAA
- the ilvC gene encoding ketol-acid reductoisomerase, with translation MRVYYDRDCDVNLIKDKKVAILGYGSQGHAHALNLRDSGAKNLVVALREGSPSQAKAEGEGLTVMGIAEAAAWCDVIMFTMPDELQAETYKKYVHDNIKPGAAIAFAHGLNVHFGLIEPKEGVDVIMMAPKGPGHTVRGEYTKGGGVPCLIAVDTDASGKAHEIGLSYCSAIGGGRSGIIETNFRQECETDLFGEQAVLCGGIVELIRCGFETLVEAGYEPEMAYFECLHETKLIVDLIYEGGIANMDYSISNTAEYGQYVSGPRILPYDETKKRMKDVLSDIQTGKFVRDFMLENAVGQPTLKASRRANDEHEIEQVGGKLRAMMPWISAGKMVDKSKN, from the coding sequence ATGCGCGTCTATTACGATCGCGATTGCGATGTGAACCTGATCAAAGACAAAAAAGTAGCCATCCTTGGTTACGGCTCACAGGGCCATGCCCACGCGCTGAACCTGCGCGATAGTGGTGCGAAAAACCTGGTTGTGGCCCTGCGCGAAGGATCGCCAAGCCAAGCCAAAGCCGAAGGCGAAGGCCTGACCGTGATGGGCATCGCCGAAGCGGCGGCTTGGTGTGATGTGATCATGTTCACCATGCCCGACGAATTGCAGGCTGAAACCTACAAAAAATACGTCCACGACAACATCAAGCCCGGTGCAGCGATTGCATTTGCCCACGGCCTGAACGTTCACTTTGGCCTGATTGAGCCCAAAGAAGGCGTTGACGTGATCATGATGGCGCCCAAAGGCCCCGGTCACACTGTGCGCGGCGAATACACCAAAGGCGGCGGCGTTCCTTGCTTGATCGCGGTTGATACAGATGCATCTGGCAAAGCCCACGAAATCGGCCTGTCCTATTGCTCTGCTATCGGTGGCGGCCGGTCCGGCATCATCGAAACCAACTTCCGTCAGGAATGTGAAACTGACCTGTTCGGTGAACAGGCCGTTCTGTGTGGCGGTATCGTTGAACTGATCCGTTGTGGTTTCGAAACACTGGTCGAAGCAGGCTACGAGCCCGAAATGGCCTATTTCGAATGTCTGCACGAAACCAAGCTGATCGTTGATCTGATCTATGAAGGCGGCATCGCCAACATGGATTACTCGATCTCGAACACTGCGGAATACGGTCAATATGTGTCCGGCCCACGCATCCTGCCATATGACGAAACTAAAAAGCGGATGAAAGACGTGTTGTCTGACATTCAAACTGGTAAATTCGTCCGTGACTTCATGCTGGAAAACGCGGTTGGTCAGCCAACACTCAAAGCGTCCCGTCGTGCCAATGACGAACATGAAATCGAACAAGTTGGTGGCAAATTGCGCGCAATGATGCCATGGATTTCTGCAGGCAAAATGGTCGACAAATCTAAGAACTAA
- a CDS encoding Lrp/AsnC family transcriptional regulator, with protein sequence MHDDIDRRLLRLWQSDPDLTIAELAELAGLTNAKAQRRLTRLEEAGILKGRAAVIDWAVMGYAVQVSLRVTLDKTEGRAFDEFIDAARDVPEVIEIQTFLGRVDVRLSIIARDMPHYQDIYRGRILTLPHITDIEALMTISQVKHQETLPL encoded by the coding sequence ATGCATGATGACATTGATCGACGCCTGTTGCGTCTGTGGCAATCGGACCCGGACCTGACCATTGCGGAACTGGCCGAGCTGGCCGGTTTAACCAACGCCAAGGCCCAACGCCGCCTGACCCGATTAGAAGAGGCGGGAATCCTAAAGGGACGCGCGGCGGTGATCGACTGGGCGGTGATGGGCTATGCGGTGCAGGTGTCCTTGCGCGTCACATTGGACAAAACCGAAGGCCGGGCGTTTGACGAATTTATCGACGCCGCAAGGGACGTGCCAGAGGTGATTGAAATCCAAACCTTTCTGGGGCGCGTGGATGTGCGTTTGTCGATCATCGCCCGTGACATGCCCCATTATCAGGACATCTATCGCGGGCGCATTTTAACGCTGCCGCATATCACCGACATCGAAGCGTTGATGACCATTTCCCAAGTCAAACACCAAGAAACGTTACCGCTATGA
- a CDS encoding Lrp/AsnC family transcriptional regulator, protein MSHDFDLDDVDWALLKLLSKDSGQSAGAMGRKVGLSQPATWRRIRRLKDLGIIAGTRLVLDAEKLGFGVTVFLGVKLATKGQVSLEDFERAVSAIPEVQSVEHVLGIYDYRLRVVARDLGDFERVLRRRVMMLPGVGNVEANVLLSEERRPGPLGV, encoded by the coding sequence ATGAGCCATGATTTCGACTTAGATGACGTGGATTGGGCGCTGCTAAAGCTGCTGAGCAAGGATTCGGGACAAAGTGCCGGGGCCATGGGACGCAAAGTTGGGCTCAGTCAGCCTGCGACTTGGCGTCGGATCCGGCGGCTAAAGGATTTGGGGATCATTGCCGGCACGCGGTTGGTTCTGGATGCGGAAAAGCTTGGATTTGGGGTGACGGTGTTTTTGGGGGTGAAATTGGCCACCAAAGGGCAGGTGTCGCTGGAGGATTTTGAACGCGCTGTGTCCGCGATCCCAGAGGTGCAATCGGTCGAGCATGTATTGGGCATTTATGACTATCGTCTGCGCGTGGTGGCGCGGGATTTAGGCGACTTTGAACGGGTTTTGCGGCGCCGCGTCATGATGCTGCCCGGTGTGGGCAACGTTGAGGCAAATGTCTTGCTGAGCGAGGAACGCCGCCCCGGTCCACTGGGGGTATGA
- a CDS encoding aminotransferase class V-fold PLP-dependent enzyme, with amino-acid sequence MAALRNDIDPQGLSEFSVVFTDRSLNHMSKVFQGVMNDISDTLKDVYQADAVALVPGGGTFAMESVARSFAGSGKMLVIRNGWFSFRWSQIVEACNLNVEEIVLKARPTGNAAQSPFAPAPIEQVVETIQKERPNVVVAPHVETSSGIILPDDYIATMAAAAHQVGAVMILDCIASGCAWIDMKSLGVDVLISAPQKGWSGTPCAGMVMLSTDAAEQVKTNGTSSFAGDLGKWLSIMQAYENGGHAYHATMPTDGLRQLRDTMIETRDYGIDKLCDAQWELGDKVRAELAKRGIVSVAADGFGAPGVVVSYTSDPGMQNGSKFGAKGMQIAAGVPLQCDEPDGFSTFRLGLFGLDKLYDVDATVARLLPVLDAVLTE; translated from the coding sequence ATGGCCGCATTGCGCAACGATATCGACCCCCAAGGATTGTCAGAGTTTTCCGTCGTTTTCACGGACCGGTCGTTGAACCATATGTCAAAGGTTTTTCAGGGGGTTATGAATGATATTTCGGACACACTAAAGGATGTGTATCAGGCAGATGCGGTTGCGTTGGTGCCCGGCGGCGGCACATTTGCGATGGAATCCGTGGCACGGTCATTTGCTGGGTCCGGCAAAATGCTGGTGATCCGGAACGGTTGGTTTTCCTTCCGTTGGAGCCAGATCGTCGAAGCCTGCAACCTAAACGTAGAAGAAATCGTGCTAAAAGCCCGCCCCACAGGGAATGCCGCGCAATCCCCATTTGCGCCCGCCCCAATCGAACAGGTGGTCGAAACCATCCAAAAGGAACGCCCCAATGTTGTGGTGGCGCCCCATGTGGAAACGTCTTCGGGGATCATTTTGCCGGATGACTATATCGCAACCATGGCGGCGGCCGCGCATCAGGTGGGGGCGGTGATGATCCTGGATTGCATTGCGTCGGGCTGTGCGTGGATCGATATGAAGTCGCTGGGGGTGGATGTGCTGATCTCTGCCCCGCAAAAAGGGTGGTCAGGCACGCCCTGCGCGGGGATGGTCATGCTATCTACGGATGCGGCGGAGCAGGTAAAAACCAATGGTACCAGCAGTTTCGCCGGTGATTTGGGGAAATGGCTGTCGATTATGCAGGCCTATGAAAACGGCGGCCATGCCTATCATGCCACAATGCCGACTGACGGGTTGCGCCAGCTTCGTGACACGATGATCGAAACCCGCGACTATGGCATCGACAAATTGTGTGATGCGCAATGGGAATTGGGTGACAAAGTGCGGGCTGAACTGGCCAAACGCGGGATTGTATCCGTGGCGGCGGATGGGTTTGGCGCGCCGGGGGTTGTGGTCAGCTATACCAGCGATCCCGGCATGCAAAACGGGTCCAAATTTGGTGCCAAAGGCATGCAAATCGCCGCCGGGGTTCCGTTGCAATGTGACGAACCAGACGGGTTCAGCACATTCCGATTGGGGCTATTTGGGCTGGATAAACTTTATGACGTGGACGCTACGGTGGCGCGTCTATTGCCGGTTTTGGATGCGGTTTTGACGGAATAG
- a CDS encoding UbiH/UbiF family hydroxylase: MTCDTDILISGGGVAGLTAAAAFGSAGFRVVIVDPTPPVTDENSTGADLRTTAFLQPSQRLLEQAGLWSRLAPFAAPLQIMRIVDAGGVEPEPRVIKDFDAADLSELPFGWNLPNWLLRREMVARLAELGNVDFRPGIGFASMVTRQAHARVRLSDGTSLNCKLVIGADGRNSAVRNAADIGVKTTRYGQKAVVFAVTHGLAHQNISTEVHRSGGPFTLVPLPDQDGRPCSSVVWMEKGPECLRLAALSDADFEAEATARSAGMYGQLKLASKRQVWPIISQIAHQMTAERTALVAEAAHVVPPIGAQGLNMSLADMICLLELAQANPDQLGDAKMMQTYERRRHPEVALRVRGVDALNRTSMLGAPSLRDLRAKGIEALYSLTPLRKSLMKLGLGTGR, encoded by the coding sequence ATGACATGTGACACAGATATCCTGATTTCGGGCGGCGGCGTGGCCGGGCTCACGGCGGCGGCGGCGTTTGGCAGCGCTGGATTTCGCGTGGTGATTGTTGATCCGACCCCGCCCGTTACGGATGAAAATTCCACTGGCGCTGATTTGCGAACCACTGCGTTTTTGCAACCCTCCCAACGGTTATTGGAACAGGCGGGGCTGTGGTCGCGGTTGGCGCCGTTTGCCGCGCCGCTGCAAATCATGCGCATTGTGGATGCCGGCGGCGTTGAGCCAGAGCCGCGCGTGATCAAAGATTTCGACGCGGCGGATTTGTCAGAATTGCCGTTTGGCTGGAACCTGCCCAATTGGCTGCTGCGCCGTGAAATGGTGGCGCGGTTGGCAGAGCTGGGCAATGTCGATTTCCGACCCGGAATTGGGTTTGCATCCATGGTGACCCGTCAGGCCCATGCGCGGGTACGTTTGAGCGATGGAACCTCGCTCAATTGCAAATTGGTCATCGGCGCGGATGGACGTAATTCAGCAGTGCGCAACGCGGCAGATATTGGCGTAAAAACAACGCGCTATGGACAGAAAGCCGTGGTTTTCGCGGTTACTCATGGGCTTGCGCATCAAAACATCTCAACCGAGGTACACCGGTCTGGCGGCCCGTTCACATTGGTGCCGCTGCCCGATCAGGATGGCCGCCCCTGTTCGTCGGTTGTCTGGATGGAAAAAGGCCCTGAATGCCTGCGTCTGGCTGCGCTCAGCGATGCTGATTTCGAAGCCGAAGCCACCGCGCGATCCGCCGGCATGTATGGGCAGCTGAAACTTGCTTCGAAACGACAGGTTTGGCCAATTATCAGCCAAATTGCCCATCAGATGACCGCCGAACGCACCGCATTGGTGGCCGAGGCCGCCCATGTGGTCCCCCCGATCGGGGCGCAGGGGCTCAATATGTCATTGGCCGATATGATTTGCCTGCTAGAGCTGGCGCAGGCCAATCCGGATCAATTGGGCGACGCAAAAATGATGCAAACCTATGAACGCCGCCGCCACCCTGAGGTCGCGTTGCGGGTGCGGGGCGTTGATGCGTTGAACCGCACATCAATGTTAGGTGCGCCCAGCCTGCGGGACCTGCGCGCCAAAGGGATCGAGGCGCTGTACAGCCTGACGCCTTTGCGCAAATCCTTGATGAAATTGGGTTTAGGGACAGGTCGATAA
- a CDS encoding pyrimidine 5'-nucleotidase: MVAASFSHVRAWVFDLDNTLYPPRARLFDQIETLMTQYVSAELGVSPAQADRLRSSYWAQYGTTLAGLMAEHDIDPEPYLHAVHDIDFSVLDPDPDLAAMIRALPGRRIVYTNGARPYALNVLKARGLDGVFDAVYGVEHANYCPKPEQAAFEAVFALDDLRADQGAMFEDDPRNLAAPHAMGMQTVLVAPEPHPGDHIHHHTSDLTGFLSQLV, encoded by the coding sequence ATGGTTGCTGCATCTTTTTCTCATGTGCGTGCCTGGGTCTTTGATCTGGACAACACGCTATATCCGCCACGGGCCCGGTTGTTTGATCAAATCGAAACGCTGATGACCCAGTATGTTTCGGCAGAATTGGGCGTTTCACCAGCCCAAGCAGACCGGCTGAGGTCCAGCTATTGGGCGCAATACGGGACAACATTGGCCGGGCTTATGGCCGAACATGACATCGATCCAGAGCCGTATTTGCACGCCGTGCATGACATCGATTTCAGTGTGCTAGACCCCGATCCAGATCTGGCGGCAATGATCCGCGCCCTGCCCGGACGGCGCATTGTCTATACCAATGGCGCACGGCCATATGCGCTAAATGTATTAAAAGCCCGCGGCTTAGACGGTGTTTTTGATGCAGTATACGGTGTCGAACACGCCAATTATTGCCCCAAACCTGAACAGGCCGCATTTGAGGCGGTATTTGCCTTGGACGATCTGCGCGCGGATCAAGGCGCGATGTTCGAAGACGACCCCCGCAATCTTGCCGCTCCGCATGCGATGGGGATGCAAACCGTGCTGGTCGCCCCAGAGCCACATCCCGGCGACCACATCCATCACCACACATCTGATCTGACGGGTTTCTTGTCGCAACTGGTCTGA
- a CDS encoding GntR family transcriptional regulator translates to MSQKDAYTLILEAIDTGLYGPGDRLVESELAERFGVSRTPIREALQRLETQSLLTRDGRSLIVASLDHNQLAELYVVRGELEGLAAKLAATHATPEEVRVLREMLEADRSLLNDPEALSRANRRFHKQIHLASHNRFLVRQLDLVHRSMALLATTSLAAEGRSKGTLEEHTTIVEAIETRDGDAAYAALRDHISKAFVTRLRLDAEAVEANE, encoded by the coding sequence ATGAGCCAAAAAGACGCCTATACGCTGATCCTAGAGGCGATTGATACCGGGCTTTATGGGCCGGGGGACCGACTGGTCGAAAGTGAGCTGGCCGAACGATTTGGAGTGTCTCGCACGCCGATCCGCGAGGCGCTGCAACGTCTCGAAACTCAGAGCTTGCTGACGCGGGATGGGCGGTCGTTGATCGTGGCTTCGTTGGATCACAACCAACTGGCTGAACTTTATGTGGTCCGGGGCGAACTAGAAGGTCTGGCCGCCAAACTGGCCGCCACACATGCCACCCCAGAAGAGGTGCGCGTTTTGCGTGAAATGCTGGAAGCGGACCGTTCATTGCTGAACGACCCAGAGGCATTGAGCCGGGCAAACCGCAGATTTCACAAGCAAATTCACCTAGCCAGTCATAACAGGTTTCTGGTGCGGCAACTGGATTTGGTGCATCGGTCCATGGCCTTGTTGGCCACCACATCCCTCGCGGCTGAAGGACGGTCAAAGGGCACGTTAGAAGAACACACTACCATCGTGGAAGCGATTGAAACGCGTGACGGTGATGCGGCCTATGCCGCGCTGCGCGACCATATTTCAAAGGCGTTTGTCACCCGTTTGCGTCTGGACGCGGAGGCCGTCGAAGCCAACGAATAG
- a CDS encoding glycosyltransferase family 2 protein: MAYSRHLKLGMDRPDLTPGSQRHSALGLALLRRGLVSSRRLSQLEAQSLSREVRLADSVRLSLSIPPEALAEAEAEACDALFVDPIKTPPDGRLISAIDPETCVKYGLLPWRRMGGTTVILTCRPEQFVRHQKVLSALFGPISMAIGTEKAIATAMKRSADRKLIHSAETRVPVQESCRNWNSRAAFNVGLATMIGCMVWIILSPVTAFAALVGWAVVTLTLSSLLKLAALFFFLKRPQQISQNRPATPARLPTVSILVPLFKERAIASHLIQRLEKIDYPRDLLDVNIVLEHDDLTTRNTLAATDLPHWIRPVVVPPGMLKTKPRALNYALDFARGSIIGVYDAEDAPDPQQIKTVISRFAQRDRKVACLQGVLDFYNSNTNWLSRCFTLEYAVWFRIMLPGLERLGLALPLGGTTLFFRRDVLEELGGWDAHNVTEDADLGIRLARYGYRTEMIPTITQEEANCRAWPWVKQRSRWLKGYAITYGVHMRNPIQLWRDLGTWKFFGVQLLFGGTLSQFVLAPALWSFWLVFFGLPHPLTGMIPNGWLVSLGILFFCSEVLNITTAMLAASHAGKPKVMFWAPTLHVYFPLATLASYKGLWELATRPFYWDKTAHGVEMAKKPIRWLRRPPRPDANG; the protein is encoded by the coding sequence TTGGCTTATTCACGGCATCTCAAACTCGGGATGGACCGGCCAGATTTGACGCCGGGATCACAGCGCCATTCAGCGCTGGGACTGGCCTTGTTGCGTCGCGGATTGGTGTCATCGCGGCGTTTGTCCCAACTCGAAGCTCAGAGCCTGTCCCGCGAAGTGCGGCTGGCGGATTCGGTGCGCCTATCCCTGTCGATCCCCCCCGAAGCCTTGGCCGAAGCCGAAGCCGAGGCCTGTGACGCGCTGTTTGTTGACCCGATCAAAACCCCACCCGATGGGCGTTTGATTTCTGCGATCGATCCAGAAACCTGCGTTAAATACGGTCTTTTGCCATGGCGTCGTATGGGCGGCACCACTGTCATTCTAACCTGCCGCCCCGAACAATTTGTGCGCCACCAAAAGGTGCTCAGCGCCCTATTTGGCCCGATTTCAATGGCGATCGGCACAGAAAAGGCCATTGCGACGGCCATGAAACGCAGCGCAGATCGAAAATTGATCCACAGCGCCGAAACCCGCGTGCCAGTTCAAGAAAGCTGCCGAAACTGGAATTCGCGAGCGGCGTTTAACGTCGGGCTTGCGACGATGATCGGCTGTATGGTCTGGATTATTCTATCACCGGTGACGGCCTTTGCGGCGCTGGTTGGCTGGGCCGTTGTGACCCTGACCTTATCAAGCTTATTGAAACTGGCCGCGCTGTTTTTCTTCTTAAAACGCCCACAGCAGATTTCCCAAAACCGCCCCGCAACCCCGGCCCGCCTGCCCACGGTGTCGATATTGGTGCCATTGTTCAAAGAACGCGCCATCGCGTCCCATTTGATACAGCGTCTTGAAAAAATCGACTATCCGCGCGACCTGTTGGACGTGAATATCGTGCTGGAACACGATGATCTGACCACACGCAACACGCTGGCGGCGACAGATTTGCCCCACTGGATCCGGCCCGTTGTGGTCCCACCGGGGATGTTAAAAACCAAGCCACGTGCGTTGAATTACGCGCTGGATTTTGCCCGTGGTTCCATCATCGGGGTCTATGACGCCGAAGATGCCCCCGACCCGCAACAGATCAAAACCGTGATTTCCAGATTCGCGCAAAGGGATCGAAAAGTCGCGTGTTTACAAGGCGTTCTCGATTTTTATAACTCAAACACCAATTGGCTGTCGCGGTGTTTCACATTGGAATATGCAGTGTGGTTCAGGATCATGCTGCCCGGATTGGAACGTCTGGGGTTGGCGCTGCCGCTTGGGGGGACAACGTTGTTTTTCCGGCGGGACGTTTTAGAGGAACTGGGCGGCTGGGACGCCCATAACGTGACAGAGGATGCCGATCTGGGGATTCGTCTGGCGCGCTACGGCTATCGGACGGAAATGATCCCCACCATCACCCAAGAAGAAGCAAATTGCCGGGCCTGGCCATGGGTCAAACAGCGGTCTCGTTGGCTCAAAGGCTATGCGATCACCTATGGTGTGCACATGCGCAACCCGATCCAATTGTGGCGCGATCTGGGGACATGGAAATTTTTCGGGGTGCAATTGCTCTTTGGCGGTACGTTGTCTCAGTTTGTGCTTGCCCCCGCATTATGGTCATTCTGGCTGGTTTTCTTTGGTTTGCCCCACCCCCTGACTGGCATGATCCCAAATGGATGGCTGGTCAGTTTAGGGATTTTGTTTTTCTGTTCCGAAGTTTTGAACATCACCACCGCCATGTTGGCCGCGTCCCATGCCGGAAAACCAAAGGTGATGTTCTGGGCGCCCACATTGCACGTCTATTTCCCGCTGGCGACATTGGCCAGCTACAAAGGATTGTGGGAATTGGCCACCCGACCGTTTTATTGGGACAAAACCGCCCACGGGGTCGAAATGGCCAAGAAACCTATTCGTTGGCTTCGACGGCCTCCGCGTCCAGACGCAAACGGGTGA